Proteins found in one Cellulomonas palmilytica genomic segment:
- the ybaK gene encoding Cys-tRNA(Pro) deacylase, with amino-acid sequence MAKNVKHAPTGTPALVALAAAGVAHTAHPYEHDPASDVGYGLEAAQVLGVPPEQVFKTLMTVVDGTLTVAVVPVTGQLDLKALAAAAGGKKAAMAPKPDAERATGYVVGGISPLGQRQAHPTVVDETVWLFDTVFVSGGRRGLDVELAPGDLVRLTGAVVADIAKD; translated from the coding sequence GTGGCCAAGAACGTCAAGCACGCCCCCACCGGCACGCCCGCGCTCGTCGCGCTCGCCGCGGCGGGTGTCGCCCACACCGCGCACCCGTACGAGCACGACCCGGCGTCCGACGTCGGCTACGGTCTCGAGGCCGCGCAGGTGCTGGGCGTGCCGCCCGAGCAGGTCTTCAAGACCCTCATGACGGTCGTCGACGGGACGCTCACGGTCGCGGTGGTGCCCGTGACCGGGCAGCTCGACCTCAAGGCGCTCGCCGCGGCGGCGGGCGGCAAGAAGGCCGCGATGGCCCCGAAGCCCGACGCGGAGCGCGCGACCGGCTACGTGGTCGGCGGCATCTCCCCGCTCGGGCAGCGCCAGGCGCACCCGACGGTCGTCGACGAGACCGTCTGGCTGTTCGACACCGTCTTCGTCTCGGGCGGCCGACGCGGCCTCGACGTGGAGCTCGCGCCCGGCGACCTCGTGCGCCTCACGGGCGCGGTCGTCGCGGACATCGCCAAGGACTGA
- a CDS encoding VIT1/CCC1 transporter family protein, which translates to MTTALSTLLHPTASTTGGVDGARLNGLRAGVLGANDGIVSVAAIVVGVAGANPGSTAILTAGVAGLVAGALSMAAGEYVSVSSQRDAERVGQVADDELTNPWHAAFASLGAFLVGGVVPLLVALLPWSGAALVPAVFAAVVLALVVTGAVSARIAGSPRWPAVRRNVVGGSVAMIVTWGIGTLVGLAL; encoded by the coding sequence ATGACCACGGCTCTGTCGACGCTCCTGCACCCCACCGCCTCCACCACGGGCGGCGTGGACGGCGCGCGGCTCAACGGCCTGCGCGCCGGCGTCCTGGGCGCGAACGACGGCATCGTGTCGGTCGCGGCGATCGTCGTCGGCGTCGCCGGGGCGAACCCCGGCAGCACCGCGATCCTCACCGCGGGCGTCGCGGGCCTCGTCGCGGGGGCGCTGTCGATGGCGGCCGGCGAGTACGTCTCGGTGAGCTCGCAGCGGGACGCCGAGCGCGTCGGCCAGGTGGCCGACGACGAGCTCACGAACCCGTGGCACGCGGCGTTCGCCTCGCTGGGCGCGTTCCTCGTCGGCGGCGTCGTGCCGCTCCTCGTCGCGCTCCTGCCGTGGAGCGGCGCCGCGCTGGTGCCCGCCGTGTTCGCTGCGGTCGTCCTGGCGCTCGTCGTGACCGGCGCGGTCAGCGCGCGCATCGCCGGGTCGCCACGGTGGCCGGCCGTGCGGCGCAACGTTGTCGGCGGATCGGTCGCGATGATCGTCACGTGGGGCATCGGGACGCTCGTCGGCCTCGCGCTCTGA